The DNA region ttagatcgattgcttctcttcaagtcttcctttaatgttccctcttcattaaatcttcttttaatgcgCATCGGTCTTGATACATGCTTCTCACGATCCacctctctgatgtagtagttcatgtcacacttcatgaactacttcagNNNNNNNNNNNNNNNNNNNNNNNNNNNNNNNNNNNNNNNNNNNNNNNNNNNNNNNNNNNNNNNNNNNNNNNNNNNNNNNNNNNNNNNNNNNNNNNNNNNNTCTTAtgttacctttatatccagtgtatatccaatgtctactacatctttcttAAGATGTCCAGATCTTTATtaatttcgatattgggtagtaaGCATTCACCACATAGGAATATTTTCCTTGTTCCTgtagtccctgtgagtatccttgtgtgatttAGCCATTCCATTGAATGCTTCATggtagcaacatgtacgaccactgTCTGTATTTTTCATGTTCTactgctcacgattttcttttcctcacaagactcatctgttcactggttagatggcgtctatcttatgtatttggccaatacacccatctcatACCATTCTTTTGGGTTTAACTCCACGTCCCATTTTATTCtctatgagtactcttacgtgggttagtgatcctcgcatatctcttatgctcaaagtgctttctctttatcacttatgagtgtagttatgtgtcgacacttatATAATagttccatcgcgttctattcgcgttctagacatgatacaatcgattgagattttattattatcaggatcaattgaatactttgtagtttgcaaggctacattgtatgatacctgtaccttagaccggccggtcttatctcattgtctagtatggtttctctttcatgaacccggatctatcattatgagcaccttaacTTTTTCTATCCGTGGGTTCcttatatatggaacatactggtctatcttgtatagacttctacagcaacttgattatgtctctactaggacatttatatagtggtgctaagctggtatgacttagtcattctttgggtctgtctggctatcatttctttctttgtttatggacgtccagtacatatatatctggtccgaggatctttgccaagacttggatggttaaaaccattccactttctatttaccagcttatagctttctccatgatgttgggtagtcggattcatcttgtatgtaatccgtgtaccttggccacaatatgatcacctttgtttggctcatggtctcattgaattcgtgggagaaagatcatgttctcttatccaacatatattcccgattttcatctcatccttatATGAGatattccatcctagatggcacataggtatgtggtggtttatccataaagtcttaggatggtctatatctggactatgaccctttatcatctttagacgggaatatctatgctcactttatatggcctgatgtatcttatctttcatacatgtattcttgtggtgtacccaagcttatagacttttgaagtctcaaccttataggttataccttatacggccaagctataatgccttatggccttTGGCCATgcttatcatgttcgggttttatagtatggtcatggaccacacggagtgtttattcttcccctcatgaacatgctaaaaaaatacgtttgtttgtcctcacttaaacgtaatgcttggacggccAACATGGTTTTAAaccatgatacacgaatttgtggtctggtcatgatcacgggttttgtcctcactaccctcatgatcagattatactttcgtgttgcttggaacaatgaagcctactgagtttcccttgtgtacatgtttcacaacgtgagatcttatgggataactctttgtgccttattaatcaagttcagaccaggatggctaatccggtcatgccataaagtgtataaattcgttggtgaaccttactggttacctaggcttttatgccttatcacactgatccttagcatagtattagatcagtagggagaatgtagtctcgacctcttttatatgtatgcctttggcgattttcataagctaaaggaacatttcctttttctttgctttgcccattggtttattattgaaaccattttgatgtggcttgtaatgccatttcgacctttactccctcctcggccatgattggatctacaaccacggttactgtggtatccttgtccacggccagtggggattttgggtctctctcaatgggtcttaggtgataaatttcgtgcctcttaaggccatgccttaggcgtggtggtctagacatactcttctcgagttttcattctcatttggcaatcaaaaatatttttcaagcaaatcaatcaagataaaagaaaaacttttattaatgctatgaaatttgaatgacacattatatttaaaagaaaacaccaaatcataagtatgaaatcagaatgtcaaaaggcttaaacaatagccggccagtccataataacatcttggacgtggctcacatttggttctctattcaatgaataaaccaatctcatcatctatatgagtccacccgaattttcttttcttagcttcttcagcatcaccgtatatcatctcacattgatactcggcacttatctccataacatagtcgagtttgtcgaggttgactttccttttctgcttctttttctcaagagctgaaaggtatgagagaaggtcgtaataggttgtgaaacctttagccttatgtgataacaacacttcctttgaatggatcgtgtcacgagtcttgcttaacaagtcatagtttgttatcgcttcaccacatagtttaagactataggtgattctcataagatcaaagtgatagtcatccacggattcataatcatggaacctcagagccttccattctttcatggactcatctagtaatggctcgaagaacatggtgttcaatctcgaccagagatcgtaaggatcgttgatgtaactgcactcatcatacagatccttcacgagatgctttctcattatcaaaacagctctactcctttcatatgcaagggtatcattgccgtatttgatacacttcccaagtcctttagactttaaatcggctgaagtgttcatcgcccaatcaaggtaattgtctccattgagatcaagggctgggtaatccgagtgatggagtctcgacatctgaatcatatcaaaatgatttgtgttagtacatacaatttctgatgccattggctatccaagaaataaaaggcactcggccagtatgtaaacaataaagccatatggcttgtgtgTGTAATCAATGCCTTTCGGCCACTCATGATCACACGGCCATCTTTGCGTGATCAATGCCTTACGGCTATTATTCAATCAGGATCACAcggccagcaaacaaataagagggccacacggccagtttgcattcttttagaaatttattttctcataactcatcaatctcttaatcaacttgtttgatttataaatcctttgaaaatagtgggatggacgagtgcatggtctagccataccatatggtatgctacatcgacccatgcggtttaatggtctagtagtaccattcggtacacttctcgaccaaataaaacggatcgtgatttagctgcactgtggtgcgcatcatccatcaccggtgattgtggatcaccgtggatcatcgagaatcaccgtggatcaccttggatcactgatcatcgtagatcatcgcggatcatcgaggatcgtcatggatcatagatcaacgcggatcatcgtggatgatcaccgtgaatcacaggtgaaaaatctagttgcacctgagggtgaacatcatcgaccattgattttgttttatggtctaatcgtacttaagagtacgtatcatcgacctttatttcatatggtctagtcatacctattggtatgcatcattgacctaaaagaaaatcatggtctagccacactatggtgtgcatcatcgaccaaaagatgtggaaaacattaaccttatgttttgtttggacatatagcgtgtcatccttaaaggggtatcacttgttgtccatacaaaacgaaagtcatgtaatcacatgctttatattttagggtttagggtttcttaaaatcagatttaaactttaaggattagggtttaaaattcaaatctgattttaggattaggttaaacattgaccttaagttttgtttggacatatagcgtgtcatccttaaaggggtatcacttgttgtccatacaaaactaaagtcatgtaaaactattaagagtttagggttttgattttaaaataaaacaagaattaaaatcaaccaaatcaaatcgcaaaaccttttaaaatcggatttaagatgaagagaagtttgaaatccgaattgcttgaaccacaagtaaagattaggattcttgagatcttaccttaatctttgccgatTCTTCTCCTGGTTCCTTtcttagaaaccttaatcaatCAAGCAAAGAAAGGATTCAAAGTATGATTAGTTTAAGATCTAAGAAACAACTGAATGTAAAAGATCTTAGAGATAGAAGTGGTTGGCGGCGGCTAGGGTTTATGATGATCTCCGAGTTTGGTTGATCTTGGAGCaggatcgtgctgataacgtgttctaatcctagtgttcttgtttTAGAATAGAtcgaactagagagagagagagagaaagagtcgtatgacttagagatgaatgaattgttattattccatgagtaatgagttccttatataggattacataacttggagacaaagtctaataacttggagtagggaacaagtaacttggagtagggaacaagtaaatctagaacattccataatagacatcacacaatattcataacaaaagaaagattttTATCCCTTTCTAAAAGTAACGGTAATAGTGattaatgtaaaaataaaaaaatagtattataaatgtggtatttttgacaatttttcttcaagtttcagttgtctaaataattatttatcacacaaaaatatatattttagttcaCACAAACTTGACAGTACTAAAAATTTTACACTACTAAAAACTTGCTGCTATAATTATTAAGTGGTTGTTAagagaaataaaacataaaattttaaaattagaaactaaaaaaaattatttaaattatataaaacttcaTAAGCAACCTTATTCATAATCAATCTTCAAAATCAATtgtcaaaacataaaatctttAATAATTGAccaattaccaaaaatatacaataaCATGTTTGTGacttaattatttatgttatttatgattaattaaGATAAACATTGGGATTGGGTGAAGGTTTAATATTTTGGGGTTATTTTCAGGTTAAAATATGCCCCTCaggttatataaaattttatttatgtccAAAACAACAAATATTCAAGTAATAAATAGCTTTAATTTGTTAATCCATAATCTTTTTTGTAACGTATACAAAAACTTATGGAAAAAAGggaaaaacaataaataaaaaacaaaaaactgaCTATTAAGAAGATAGAGATAATAACTCCATGAGTCTTGAGAAGAATCAGGAATGTCTCATTCTCAAGCAAAGTAACCTTTTATCCTATCCGTGACCCTGGAAAAGTCAGTCAGAATCCTAATGTACAATGGAACCATAGATCCATAACGCTACCTCTCTTCCTTCATTGAGGCATTCGAAAAGGCTCAAACCCAACCCGAAGGAGCAAGCAACAATCTACTTCCAAATATTTGCCAAATACCTCAAATGAGAAGCCCTTGGCCGATTTGTATGCCTAAAGCCAAACTCGATCAAAGATTTTGATCAACTAGCAACATTTTGtctaaaacaaaacatggcGATAAAACAACTGCAAAACCGGACAAGAAAAGAACAaattaaaaacttgaaaatccCCCTCAACGATCTGCAAacgaagcaaaaaaaaactgctCATCTCACTCGAACACCAAACGAGATCATTTTAGCAGCCCTGCTGAATGCCCTCTCATGTGAATCAAACCTTCAAGGAAAACTAATAACATGGAAATGCAAACAATCTAGTTATCTCATGAAGATCAACCTCAGAACCAATCAAAGAGAATAAAAACCTCTGACACACAAAAAAAGTCAGAGGAAACCATCACTAGACGAAGAAAATACGGTAGACCAAACCACATCAAAGTATGTTACGAAGGAAGCCAAAAAATCAGAAGACACTTGCCACGAAGCGAAGAAGAACAAAATTGAGGAcgtttttgtgaattttatagATTCTTCCACCCTCCAGATTTTAGTATTCACCTAGCATAGATTACACCATAGGGAGAATATGAAGAACCATATCGAAGTCACAAAAACGGGACATAAGAAAACTATGGAGCTACCTGGATGAATATGAAGTGTGTAACAAACAGAATCCCGAATTAGGACACTGACGCAAGACAGATTCGAAGGACAAAAGATAGTGTCAAGAAAATTTGTTCTCATCAACTATTAAAGCATTTTTAATGAGAGCTCATATCCAACcaaatcaaaacatttattttaaaatgaaaaccaTAATGCATAAATACGCATAATAAAAGGACAAAAGCGACTAACTGTTGGATCAATTTAAACAAAGCCAATGGGCTTTACGTTTAATTGAAAAACGTGTGAATATAAATGGCCCAATCAATGGCCTTATATTGAGTTAATGAAGAGGAAACAAGTTTGTCCCACATCGGGGAAGTGAATGTGTTTTCACATGCATATATATGTCAACACACTTACACTTGATTAACCAAGTCAGAGAGAGGAGTGGCTCCCCACGCGCGCGCCGCCGCCGTCCGGTCCGGGCGCGGGTCTAATTCTTTTTGGACCAAGTTAAGCCCAACGTTTTTTTTTGACCCATTTAATTCTCAAAAACaacatgcattttattttgaaacgacaagtagtttgtctagaaaataaaaacgacaTGCAGTTTATCCTCTCGAGATATTTAAAAGATAAGAGACCGCGTCGTGAGGAAGAAGTTTCGCAACTCACCTTCCCTCGATCTCCGCGAGATCTTCGCCCACGTGCAGCAACGGTTGCGGAAAGTGGCTCGTCTCCAACTCTTTAAATATCGCCTTTCCTCCTTTCTCATTTCTCACTTTTTTCTTTCACATCGAAACCAGCAAATATTCCCTTAGCGTAAGTATTTTTAGAGAGTGTTTCGTAGAGTATAGTTCGATAGGGCattcacgagtgaagcgtgaatcgtcgccatggttttatcctgggactctatattcgtacagtcccgtctcactacggagcgaatataaagagttaaggaaagagatatcatatctcgactccatAAACGGTTTCTTATCGGGTTTCATTTCGTCTATTCAATCGTTTCTTTCCTTAACATCTCGCTTTTATTATATCGtttatttgattcggttttccGGCTTTTACAATCTTAACTCTTTATCGCTTTCTGTCTAAAGCTTTAATCGGATTGAAAAACGATTTATGAAACGGGTTTTAAGGTTTTGTAAACGGTTTCAAAAACGTGTTTGCGATCTGCTCTCTAGCACTTCCGCGAAACGTTTAAGATACTTTGTTCAAAACGTTATGTATTCAAATCGTTTCCACGAACGCTTTATAAAGCGAGTTTGTGAAACGATCTAAAAGTCTACGCAAACGGTTTCTGCGAACGCTTTAAGCGAGTTTGCAAAACGTTTTCTCAGACTTAAATCGATATGATTTggttcaaacaccaaaaatgaaaatcgatttagattattatttttattattatattaataataatttgttattgttGAATGGAGTTCTAATCCGTTTTCATGTTTTCTCAACAGAAAAATGACGGATGCAAACAACACCCCGATTGACACTACCATCGCGCAAACTCCAATCAACGTTGCTGCAACTGATGTATCTGGTGTGACTACCGCTGGAAACATCCCTGCTTCCTCAACCGCTGCAGCAACAACAACCACTACCCTTCCTGCGGGAAACAATGCTGATGAAACCACGCGCCGTAGCTTGTTCGGTGCTGGTCTTTATCAAACGGGTTCAGGTCTAGGAACCTCAAGTGGTCCGGTTGCAGTACCAACTCCTCCGTCTGTGCCCAGCCTGTTCACTCAAGGACTGATGCCAGACCAGTTTGATGGCAAAAACTTCAAAACGtggcagaagaagatgatgttcttcCTAACAACGATGAAGCTGGACAAGTTCATCCAGGAGGACAAGCCCCTTGTCCCTTACGGGATTGATGATGTGCACACTCTCGCAAGTGTTGACATTTGGGTGCATTCTGACTTCGTCTGCAAAGGCTACATTTTGGGTCGCCTCATTGACCCATTGTACCGTGTCTACTGTGACATTCCAACGGCGAAGGAGCTTTGGAGATCACTTGACAAGAAGTACAGAGGTGAGGACGCTGGCTGCCAGAAGTATGTGGTTGCAAAATTTCATGACTTCAAAATGGTGGATTCAAAACCCATCATGGATCAGGTGGAAGCGTTCCAGCTCATCTGCCATGAAATCAAAGCTGAAGGGATGTCCATCTGCGAGACATTCACAACTCTCAGCTTCATTGAAAAGCTTCCTCCGAGCTATGCGGATTTCAAGAACTACctgaagcacaagaagaagaagatgggccTTGAGGAGCTTATCATGAGGCTTCAGATGGAATCCAGGAACCGAATTGCTGACAAGATCAATGCTAAGGAGCATAGTGTCAACATGGCTGAGCACAAAGGCAAAGGAAAGGCACACGCCCATTCTCCAGCAAAGCCTTCGAAAACTGCTGCAGCACTGAAGGCTACtggaaaaaacttcaagaacaaaGGCATTGAAATCAATGCGAATGTGGAGAGATTCAAGGGGAAGTGTCACTACTGCAACAAAGTGGGACACAAGACTGCTGAGTGTCGCAAGAAGATCAAAGATGAGAAGGCTCAGGCAAATCTCACTGAGGAGGATCTTGTTGCTGTGGTAACTGAAGCCAACATGGTTGAAAGCAACAACCCCAGGGAATGGTGGTATGACACTGGTGCAACCACCCACATTTGCACTGATAGGGCGATGTTCAGCACCTATCAGAAAAGCAAGACTCAGGAGAAGCTCAGGATGGGGAACACTGCAGTCTCCAAGATTGAAGGACGCGGCAATGTGATTTTGAAGATGACATCTGGACGTGAGGTCACTCTGACAAATGTGAAGCATGTGCCTGACATGAGGAAAAACCTGGTCTCGGAAACCTTGCTCAGCAAGAATGGATTCGCCACAAGTTTTGAGGCGGATAAGCTCGTGATTAGGAAGAATGGGATGTATTTGGGAAAGGGGTATGTTAAGGATGGACTGGTCAAGTTGAATGTAATGACCGTCCCTCCGAAAGTTGTAGCTCCGAAAGTTTCAATGAATAAGAAAGAGCCAGTTGCTTATTTGGTTGAGTCTTTTAATATATGGCACGAAAGATTAGGCCATGTCAATaataaatctatacaaagattaatgaatttaaatttaattcccaaatttaaaacaagtaaacaaaaatgtgaAGTTTGCGTACAGGCTAAGCTCACAAAAACGCCCTCACCTCGTGTTGAAAGAACTAATAAACCTCTAGATTTAATTCACactgatttatgtgatttaaaaTACATGCCAACTAGAGGTGGGAAAAAGTACTTTGTGACCTTCATAGATGACTgcacaaaatattgttatgtttaTCTTTTACATAGCAAAGATGAAACCTTAGATAAATTCAAAGAATTTAAACTCGAGGTCGAAAATCAGCTTAAAACAACTATTAAAGTAGTTAGAAGCGACAGAGGAGGCGAGTATGATGGTCCATTCAATTCATTTTGTAAGgaacatggaataatacatcaaactacaGCCCCTTATTCACCAGAAtctaatggagttgctgaacgaaaaaatcgaactcttaaagagatgatgaatgcaATGTTGCAGGAATCTGGGTCACCCCAGAACATGTGGGGGGAAGCATTGCTTACCACTAATTATATCCTCAACAAGATTCCACACAAAATAACTGGCAAAACTCCATATGAACTATGGAAAGGTAATTTACCTTCGTATAAATACCTCAAAGTGTGGGGGTGCTTGGCAAAAGTTGCGGTACCGCCACCAAAAAAGGTCACTATTGGACCTAAAACAGTGGATTGCATTTTCATCGGATATGCACATAATAGTACTGCGTATCGGTTTCTGGTACATGAATCTGAAATATCAGACATCCATAAAAATTCAGTCATGGAGTCTAGAAATGCATCTTTCttcgaaaatatttttccatacaGGAAAAAACATGGTTCAAAACGAACTCGAGAAGAAAGAGACAACGATAAGGACTCAGAAATTGAGACAAACGTTGAAAGTTCTATAAATGATATctcagaaaatgaagaaaaagatgaacCTCGGAGAAGCAAAAGAGCTCGAAAGGAGAAATCTTTTGGTGATGATTTCCTAATGGCATTTCTAGTAGAAAATGTTCCAAAAACTTTGGCAGAAGCTATGGCTTCACCCGAAGCTCCGTTTTGGAATGAAGCTGTCAAAAGTGAATTCGATTCTATCATGCAAAATTACACATGGTACGTAACGGATTTACCACCTGGCTGCAAAGCATTAGGTAATAGATGGATAATGACACGAAAACCTGGTGGAAAATATAAAGCTAGGCTTGTAGTTCAAGGGTTCCGGCAAAGGGAAGGCTTTGACTATTTTGATACATATTCTCCAGTAACCAGAATAACATCTATAAGGTCGATGATAGCTATCGCAGCCTTAAGAGACTTAGAAATccatcaaatggatgtaaaaacagcttttctaaatggtgatttagaagaagaaatttacaTGAAACAACCTGAGGGCCATGTCATTCCTGGACAGGAAGACAAAGTATGCCGACTTGTAAAGTCACTTTATGGGCTTAAACAAGCTCCTAAACAATGGCACGAAAAATTTGACAACACAATGATgtcaaatggtttcaaaattaatgaatgtgataaatgcatatactacaaaattaccaaaaatgcgtatgttttgttatgtctatatgtagatgatatgctcattattggaagcaataaagacattatcaatcaaacaaaaaacatgctcaaaggaaaatttgagatgaaagatttgggattaGCAGATGTTATTCTCGGGgttaaaatcataagaaattcaaaaggaATTACTCTAACGCAATCTCATTATGCTGAAACAATATTAGAGAGATTTAAAAACTACTCTAATAGTACTGCAAAAACTCCGTTAGATCCCCAAATGCACTTGACAAAGAATTCAGGTGAAGCGGTTTCACAAAACGAGTATGCACGTGTGATCGGAAGTCTCATGTACTTGACCAATTGTACAAGACCAGATCTAGCGCATGCAGTAAACGTACTTAGTCGATATACAAGTAATCCAGGCCATACACACTGG from Raphanus sativus cultivar WK10039 chromosome 8, ASM80110v3, whole genome shotgun sequence includes:
- the LOC130498803 gene encoding uncharacterized protein LOC130498803; protein product: MSRLHHSDYPALDLNGDNYLDWAMNTSADLKSKGLGKCIKYGNDTLAYERSRAVLIMRKHLVKDLYDECSYINDPYDLWSRLNTMFFEPLLDESMKEWKALRFHDYESVDDYHFDLMRITYSLKLCGEAITNYDLLSKTRDTIHSKEVLLSHKAKGFTTYYDLLSYLSALEKKKQKRKVNLDKLDYVMEISAEYQCEMIYGDAEEAKKRKFGWTHIDDEIGLFIE